The DNA region TAAGTAAGAAGTATAAGGCCTGACCGACTTCTGACTAAAGACTTCCGACTTAATACTTAATTACGCTGATAGCTTTTTATCGCCGGCCAGGTTGCGCATAAACCTTTTGCGGTAATTAAGCGGGCTCAGGTTCATTTTGGCTTTAAACATTTTATAAAAATGCGATACGTCGCCAAAGCCACTCTCATAGGAGATCTCTGAAATAGGCTTATCTGTTTGCACCAGTTGTTGTATGGCATAATTAAGGCGATACTCAATTATAGTTTCCATGAATGTTTTGCGGGTAACTTTTTTAAAGTATTTGCAAAAAGCATTCGGGGTCATATTGGCAATACCGGCCGCTTTATCTAATGATACGTGTTTTCTGAAATTTTCAACCAGGTAAGCAAATACCGGGTTAATGCGCTCACGTTCGGTATTTGAGCGCTCGCCTATGATCCGGTGCTGATCGAGCAGCACGTACTCTTCTGATGAAGCCATACGGTGCAGGATCTCAAGCAAACCTATCAGCATCCTGAAATTGCTTTTCTCTTCAACCAGGCTAAGCAGCAGTTTGTTAACCTCGGTACGCGTTTCGCCATAAAATGACACCCCGCACCCGCTTTGCTGAAAAAGTTTTTTGATGAGCTGAAGCTCAAATTTGTTAAAAAATTCCTCGCCCAAAAAAGCATCATTAAACTGGATCACCACGGCGCTTGCCTCGCGAAGCACTGTTTCATTTGGCTCAAGTTTCCAGCAATGCGGCAGGTTGGAACCAAGCAATACCAGATCGCCGGACGCAAAATCTTCCATGTGGCTGCCAACATAGCGTTTGCCGGTGCCGCTGATAATACATGTCAATTCATATTCCTCGTGAAAATGATAGGGGGCATCAAATGCCAGCTTATCAAATTTCCGTACAAGAAATGATTGTGTATTTGTAGGCTGAAGAACTTCGTACGACGCTTTTATCATTGCATATTTTAACGTAAATAAAATTCTAATTCAAATTACGGATAAAATCATCCATAAATGTACCATTCATTTCATTTTTTTTCAACTAAAGATAAGTTTACTTTGAAATATAAACCTAAAAACTATGGATACCCAGATCGCTCATTTACCGTCACTTGATAATTTTATAAAACTATCCAATCACAATATTAAGGAATTTCGTGAAAAAGGCCATACCCTTGTACACGAAGTGCTTACAAAAGATGAAATTGCAGCCTATCGCCCAGTAATTGTTGGCGCGGCCGACAGGTACAACACCGAAAAGCGCAAACTGGACGAACGGGACACTTACGGAAAAGCCTTTTTACAGATCATGAACCTTTGGCGGGTTGATGAGGATGTTAAAACGTTTGTAATGGCCAAACGCCTGGCCAAAATTGCCGCCGACCTGATGGGGGTTGAAAACGTACGCATTTATCATGACCAGGCCTTATTTAAAGAACCCGGCGGTGGCCCTACCCCATGGCACCAGGACCAGTACTACTGGCCTATCGATACCAACAACACGGTAACCCTTTGGATGCCGCTGGTTGATATTGACGTAAACATGGGCATGCTAACCTTCGCCTCGGGCTCATACGTTAACGGCGCTGTATTTAACCATGAAATTTCTGACGAATCGGAATCGGCGTTTGATGAGTATGTGAAAGAGAAAGGATTTGAGATAACCCGCGCCCAAACTATGAAGGCCGGCGACGCAACCTGGCACCGGGGCTTCACCATCCACAATGCCCCCGGCAACAACTCAAACAAAATGCGCGAGATCATGACCATCATTTATGTAGCCGATGGTGCCCGCGTTACCCCTTACAAAAACGAATGGCAAAAAAATGATCACCATAAATGGCTGATGGGTAAACCAATCGGGGATCTGATTGACTCGGAGTTGAACCCGAAGCTGCTATGAACCGCTGATGATTTTTGATTGCACTGATTACGTTGATCTCCTGAACATATTAAAGCATCAGCGAAATCAACGTAATTATTATCAATCAACGGTCACGCCGCTACCCAAACCGCGTCAATAAACCATTTTTTGGTATCAAAAAACTGGCCTACCGGCTGAAAGCCTGTGTTTATGGCTATCTGATCGGTTTGCATAAGGGTAAACTTTTGGGAGATCTCCATGTAGATGTATTCATCCTTCCTGAAATCTATTTTTTCGTTCCCGATGCTCACCTGCTGATCCTCTAAACTAATGAGGTAACTTTTGCACGCCCCGGTTTCAGGATCGTAGGTTGGATAGTGTTCAAACTTGCTTATATCAAAATTAGCATGCAGCTCGCGGTTAATGCGACGAAGCAGGTTGAGATTAAACTCGCGGGTAATACCATCTTTGTCATTATAAGCTGCAAGGATAACTCGCGGATCTTTTTTCAGGTCCATGCCAATCAGTACCATGTCTCCTTCTGACAGGTTATTTCTTAATTCGCGGCAAAAGTCAATCGCTCCGTTAAGTGGCATATTGCCAATGTTTGAACCTAAAAACAGCACCACTTTACGCCTTGGTGAAATAGCGGCGGCCTTTTTCAGCATCTCAAAATATTCGCCATTTAGTCCGGTGATCTTTAAGCCGGGCAAAGTTACGGGCAGGGTTATATTGAGATATGATATTACATTATCTGAGATATCAATAGGCAAATAAGTAAAATCAGCTTTTTTATTCAGCAGATATTTAAGCAGGTAAGAGGATTTTGTGGCATCGCCGGCACCAAGCTCTATCAGGTCAAAAGCATCGCCACCGGCAATCAACGCATCGCAGATTTCGGCAGTTTTTTCTGAAAAGATCTCCAGCTCGCAATTGGTTGGATAATATTCAGGGCAGTTCATGAGCTCCTGAAACAGCTTATCGCCATTGGCATCATAAAAATACTTTGAATTGAGGTGCTTTGGCTCCGCCTGCAACCCCGCCACAACGTCGGCATAAAACTGCCTGTTTTCGGCGCTTATGTCACAATTTACGGCTGTTGGTGTAAAGGCTTGGTTCATAGATGTGGTGGTTTTTTGTGTCAATTTACCTCGCAAGTCTTATGCCAGTAAATTGCCATCGTAAATTTGTCTGAAAAAAATTGCGATAAGTTGCACGACTATGACCCGGAGGCGTAACTTCTGACGCGCCGCGCAGCACTTTCTGATTAACCATAAACTTGCCATTGTATTCGCCTATGGCACCCGGCGCTTTGGCAAAACCCGGGTAAGGAAGGTAGGAACTTTCAGTCCATTCCCAGCGGCGCCCCCAGTTAAATTTCGAGGATGCCGCTTCCCATTCAAACTCCGTTGGCAATCTCAAGCCCTTCCACGAAGCGTAAGCATAGGCTTCAAAATAGCTGATATGTGTAACGGGATCTTTTAAATGCAGCGGCTCTAAGCCGTGATAGGTATAGTTATGCCATTCATTATCTACCAAGTGCCAATACAACGGAGCTTCAACCTTATTGGTTTTTACCCAATCCCAGCCTTCGGCATGCCAGTGCCGGAAATCATGATAACCGCCGCTGTTAATAAACTCCTGGTATTCGGCATTGGTTACCAGTTTGGGACTTATTTCATAGGCATTGAGGTATACTTTATGCCGGTTGAGTTCATTATCAAAACAAAATCCATCGCCGTTAAAGCCTATTTCATAAATGCCTTCATCCATGCTGATAAAAGCATCATCCTCCCCTTCATCAATACGAGGCGCTGTATAATTTTTATTATAGGCAGGAAACAACGGATTATGGCCCAGTATGAATTTAATATCGGTCATTAAAAGCTCCTGGTGCTGCTCTTCGTGGTTAAAACCGAGAATAAGGAGTTCTTTAACATCGTCGCTTACTTCGCCGCATAAAAAGCCCTCCATGGCCTCGTCAACATATTTACGGTAACTGTAAATTTCAATAACCGTTGGGCGGCTCAGGTTGCCGCGGTCGGTACGGATCACGCGTGTGCCTACAGTTTCGTAGTAGCTATTAAAAACGAAGTTATAATCAGGATTATATTCCTTGTAACCCATGAAGTAGGGCTTAAGGATAAACGTTTCAAAAAACCAGGTAACGTGCCCGATATGCCATTTAGGCGGACTAACGTCCACCACAGGCTGTACCACATAGTCTTCGGTTTGCAAATACGAGCAAATTTTTTCTGTACGTTGGCGTACCTCTTTGTACCGGGCTATTAAATCCATCGATGTTATTTCTTATCCAAAAACTGTTTTAAGTTTGAAATTGTTTTAATACCCAATTGCCTGGCCTGCTGCTGCCGCATCATTAAAGCGTAAGCGTTGTTAAAACCAATGGGTTTAAGCCATTTAATTTGATACCTGCTTTCAAACTGGTGTTGTACATAATTGTATGTGCTATCCCTGTTTACTGTTACCTCATTAACCGTTTTTGGCGATGCCTGTAAAATAGCCAGCAAACCCGTCCCCGTGTATTCGGGGTAAAAATCTATCTGGTTATTGGTTAGCGCGTCAAAACAAATTTTGGTGCCGCCAAGGCCTGTTTTGGTTGATACATCATGATCTGTATAACCCTTTATCAGCATGCTGTACATATTGGCCAGGATGTATTGTTCACCAAATATCTTTGAACCTATCCGCACTATGCCATCGCTCCCGCCCCGCTCGGGTCGCCATAATTTATTGGCAACCAAAAAATCCTTAGCAACACGCTCGGGGCTTTGGTGAAGATAGTCGGTACGGTAATTTAAAACCGTCATGACTGAATCATTTATTTTGCCCGAAAGCAGATTTAATGTCGGCTCAAGGTCAGGAAATTTTTTCAGGACATCATCGCGCACAATTGGCGCCGCATAGTATGGCGGAAAAATGTGCTTATCATCATCCAGTACAACCAAATCGTAAGCTTTTAGCCTGCCATCGGTTGAATAGCCACTAATTACATCCAGGTGCTTTTCAAATGCAGCCTTATACATTACAGCATCACTGATTACGATAGTATGGATCTTTAAGCCGTATTTGCTCCTAAGGCCGAGGTCGCCATCCTGGCGGCCCATAAACTCGGGCGTAAAGCCCGCGGTAAGCTTTCCTTTTGATTTGGCCGGGATGATATAGAACAGGCAGAATACTACCAGCAATACCGGAAATACATATACCACCCGTTTAAGCTTTTTAAAGCTGACCTTCTGCACCATCGACAGTAATAAATCAAAAATAACAGCAAGCAAGGCCGATGGGATTGCTCCCGCCAGGATCATATTGGTATTATTAAGTGAGATCCCACCGAAAATAAACTCGCCCAAACCACCGGCTGCAATGAGCGAAGCCAGCGTTGCCACACCTACGTTGATCACCGTAGCGGTACGGATGCCCGCAAATATTACCGGCATAGCCAGGGGCAATTCTACCTTAAACAGTATTTGCCATTTGCTCATCCCCATAGCAACAGCAGCTTCTTTAACCGACGCATCAACCCCTAAAATGCCCGTGTAGGTGTTGCGGATAATGGGTAAAAGTGCATATAGCAATAATGCAACAATGGCTGGCTTAGGGCCGATCCCCAAAAGCGGGATCATGAAACCAAGCAGGGCTATACTGGGGATAGTTTGTAATACCCCTGCAATCCCTAAAACTATGCCTGATAATTGTTTTTTACGAACGATAAGAATGCCCAGCGGCAAGCCAACCAATACAGCTATGCACAACGAAATAAAAGTAAGCCCGATATGCTGCAGTGTTTGCTCCTGCAACTTGCCGGCCTGCTGCTGCATAAACTGCCATAAAGTTTGCTGTTGCTCATTCATGGGCCTGATGGTTTTTATATTGATAAAAGGCCGTCATCAGTTGTTCAAAGCTTACAGTTTTAATCTGGTTTTGATCTTTGCTGATATTAATGGTTTCGCCGTTATTAAATTTAAAACTCTCCAGGGCTTCCCACAGGTTAATACCAGCTTCAAATGACGAAGCTTTTGCTTCTTTGTTCAACTCTGGTAACAACTCCCAAAGGTCAATCAGTTTAATCGCCTTAAATTCCAGCTGCAACCGCTGATGTTTCAGAAAATCCTTTACAAAATCATTGACAGGATTAAAAAGCAATTGAGCAGGTGTGCCCGACTGTACAATTTTTCCTTTATCCATCAGGCAGATCCTGTCACCCAGTTCAAAAGCTTCCTGCACGTCATGCGTTACCATGATGATGGTTTTGCGCTTCAGCTCATCGAGGGCTTTAAATTCGGCATGAATTTTTGAGCGGGTTACATTATCCAGCGCGCCAAAAGGCTCATCCATCAGCAACACCGGCGGATCCGACACCAATGCTCTTGCCAAACCAATGCGCTGCTGCTGGCCACCGCTCAATTCGTTAGGGTAAATGTTCAGATACGAAGCATCGAGGTGGAGTTTTTCCATTAGCTCGGCCGTGCGCTTTTCAGTTTTCTGCTTATCCCATTTTAACAGGTTAGGAACAACCGCTATATTTTGAGCAACCGTATAATGAGGAAACAAGCCGTTATTTTGCAATACGTAGCCAATTCCGCGGCGCAGGTTTTCAGGCTGCTGCTCCATGATGTTTTTATCATTCATGTAGATTATGCCGCTTGTTGGCTCAATAAGCCGGTTGATCATTTTTAGCGTGGTGGTTTTACCGCAGCCGCTGGTGCCCAACAAAATGAGGTTCTCCTGCTCCCCTACCTCGAAAGATACCCCATCAACTGCTTTAACCCCACCAAAATATTTGCTTACCTTATCAACCTTGATCATGCGCGCCGGTTTTAATCCCCAAGAGTCATGAAAAGGTTATTCAGCGATTCGGAATACAGTGGATGGGCAAAAACACAATAGCGGATCCTGTCGTAAGTAATACCGCCTTCCATGGCCATTTGCAGCACAGTCATGATTTCTCCGCCTTCGGGGCCAAGTACCGTAGCACCTAAGATCTTTTTTGTATCCGGATCAACAATGGCTTTCATAA from Mucilaginibacter sp. SJ includes:
- a CDS encoding AraC family transcriptional regulator, translated to MIKASYEVLQPTNTQSFLVRKFDKLAFDAPYHFHEEYELTCIISGTGKRYVGSHMEDFASGDLVLLGSNLPHCWKLEPNETVLREASAVVIQFNDAFLGEEFFNKFELQLIKKLFQQSGCGVSFYGETRTEVNKLLLSLVEEKSNFRMLIGLLEILHRMASSEEYVLLDQHRIIGERSNTERERINPVFAYLVENFRKHVSLDKAAGIANMTPNAFCKYFKKVTRKTFMETIIEYRLNYAIQQLVQTDKPISEISYESGFGDVSHFYKMFKAKMNLSPLNYRKRFMRNLAGDKKLSA
- a CDS encoding phytanoyl-CoA dioxygenase family protein, which encodes MDTQIAHLPSLDNFIKLSNHNIKEFREKGHTLVHEVLTKDEIAAYRPVIVGAADRYNTEKRKLDERDTYGKAFLQIMNLWRVDEDVKTFVMAKRLAKIAADLMGVENVRIYHDQALFKEPGGGPTPWHQDQYYWPIDTNNTVTLWMPLVDIDVNMGMLTFASGSYVNGAVFNHEISDESESAFDEYVKEKGFEITRAQTMKAGDATWHRGFTIHNAPGNNSNKMREIMTIIYVADGARVTPYKNEWQKNDHHKWLMGKPIGDLIDSELNPKLL
- a CDS encoding L-histidine N(alpha)-methyltransferase — encoded protein: MNQAFTPTAVNCDISAENRQFYADVVAGLQAEPKHLNSKYFYDANGDKLFQELMNCPEYYPTNCELEIFSEKTAEICDALIAGGDAFDLIELGAGDATKSSYLLKYLLNKKADFTYLPIDISDNVISYLNITLPVTLPGLKITGLNGEYFEMLKKAAAISPRRKVVLFLGSNIGNMPLNGAIDFCRELRNNLSEGDMVLIGMDLKKDPRVILAAYNDKDGITREFNLNLLRRINRELHANFDISKFEHYPTYDPETGACKSYLISLEDQQVSIGNEKIDFRKDEYIYMEISQKFTLMQTDQIAINTGFQPVGQFFDTKKWFIDAVWVAA
- the egtB gene encoding ergothioneine biosynthesis protein EgtB, producing MDLIARYKEVRQRTEKICSYLQTEDYVVQPVVDVSPPKWHIGHVTWFFETFILKPYFMGYKEYNPDYNFVFNSYYETVGTRVIRTDRGNLSRPTVIEIYSYRKYVDEAMEGFLCGEVSDDVKELLILGFNHEEQHQELLMTDIKFILGHNPLFPAYNKNYTAPRIDEGEDDAFISMDEGIYEIGFNGDGFCFDNELNRHKVYLNAYEISPKLVTNAEYQEFINSGGYHDFRHWHAEGWDWVKTNKVEAPLYWHLVDNEWHNYTYHGLEPLHLKDPVTHISYFEAYAYASWKGLRLPTEFEWEAASSKFNWGRRWEWTESSYLPYPGFAKAPGAIGEYNGKFMVNQKVLRGASEVTPPGHSRATYRNFFQTNLRWQFTGIRLAR
- a CDS encoding ABC transporter permease/substrate-binding protein, producing the protein MNEQQQTLWQFMQQQAGKLQEQTLQHIGLTFISLCIAVLVGLPLGILIVRKKQLSGIVLGIAGVLQTIPSIALLGFMIPLLGIGPKPAIVALLLYALLPIIRNTYTGILGVDASVKEAAVAMGMSKWQILFKVELPLAMPVIFAGIRTATVINVGVATLASLIAAGGLGEFIFGGISLNNTNMILAGAIPSALLAVIFDLLLSMVQKVSFKKLKRVVYVFPVLLVVFCLFYIIPAKSKGKLTAGFTPEFMGRQDGDLGLRSKYGLKIHTIVISDAVMYKAAFEKHLDVISGYSTDGRLKAYDLVVLDDDKHIFPPYYAAPIVRDDVLKKFPDLEPTLNLLSGKINDSVMTVLNYRTDYLHQSPERVAKDFLVANKLWRPERGGSDGIVRIGSKIFGEQYILANMYSMLIKGYTDHDVSTKTGLGGTKICFDALTNNQIDFYPEYTGTGLLAILQASPKTVNEVTVNRDSTYNYVQHQFESRYQIKWLKPIGFNNAYALMMRQQQARQLGIKTISNLKQFLDKK
- a CDS encoding ABC transporter ATP-binding protein, translated to MIKVDKVSKYFGGVKAVDGVSFEVGEQENLILLGTSGCGKTTTLKMINRLIEPTSGIIYMNDKNIMEQQPENLRRGIGYVLQNNGLFPHYTVAQNIAVVPNLLKWDKQKTEKRTAELMEKLHLDASYLNIYPNELSGGQQQRIGLARALVSDPPVLLMDEPFGALDNVTRSKIHAEFKALDELKRKTIIMVTHDVQEAFELGDRICLMDKGKIVQSGTPAQLLFNPVNDFVKDFLKHQRLQLEFKAIKLIDLWELLPELNKEAKASSFEAGINLWEALESFKFNNGETINISKDQNQIKTVSFEQLMTAFYQYKNHQAHE